A genomic window from Fibrobacterota bacterium includes:
- a CDS encoding PQQ-dependent sugar dehydrogenase, giving the protein MRRNTILALVACATSAVWAADTLSFAGHRAVERDLVTGLQVPWGMEEDSAGQIWFTERPGRVSRLDPVTGVRRVLLNLPDVYSTGETGLLDLALHPAFPNVPQIFTVYTYQSGGAIRERLIRLDWEAARDTLLRADTLLDGVRGVSTHVGSRLLFLPDTTLLMSSGDFQNQPIAQDPRAVEGKILRLTTTGAVPSDNPISGYLTWTTGHRNVQGLALGPAGRIFYSEHGPNNDDEFGIVRKGRNYGWPTVHGFCDDVVEDKFCLDSSVVEPLSAYTPTLAVAGIEWYGADAFPSLKGRVLMTSLKAGQLRALRVHASKDSLLSDSILVNNRWGRLRDVLVLANGNIVVAVSNRDGRGTAGAVDDRLILLSPVGTTNVLRKAPAKTAGRALNVRSLTGRLVRSVGDLGGLPSGLHLLELESGVVVPAIQHGGLRTN; this is encoded by the coding sequence ATGCGCCGAAACACGATTCTTGCTCTGGTGGCTTGCGCCACCTCCGCCGTCTGGGCGGCCGACACCCTTTCCTTCGCGGGACATCGCGCGGTCGAGAGAGACCTGGTCACGGGTCTCCAAGTGCCGTGGGGCATGGAGGAAGACTCCGCCGGTCAGATCTGGTTCACGGAACGCCCCGGTCGCGTTTCGCGGCTGGACCCTGTCACGGGGGTGCGCCGCGTCCTGTTGAACTTGCCGGATGTCTACTCCACGGGCGAGACGGGGCTGCTGGACCTTGCCCTCCACCCCGCCTTCCCCAACGTTCCCCAAATTTTCACGGTGTATACGTATCAGTCCGGAGGGGCCATTCGGGAACGATTGATCCGACTGGATTGGGAGGCGGCCCGCGACACGTTGCTGCGTGCCGACACGTTGTTGGATGGGGTGCGGGGCGTGAGCACCCATGTGGGGTCGCGCTTGTTGTTCTTGCCCGACACCACCCTTCTCATGTCCTCCGGCGACTTCCAGAATCAGCCCATCGCCCAGGACCCGAGGGCCGTGGAAGGCAAGATCCTGCGCTTGACCACCACGGGTGCCGTCCCCTCCGACAATCCAATTTCCGGATACCTGACCTGGACCACCGGGCACCGCAATGTCCAGGGCCTTGCCTTGGGCCCCGCGGGGAGGATCTTCTACTCCGAGCACGGTCCCAACAACGACGACGAGTTCGGGATCGTGCGCAAAGGCCGCAACTACGGTTGGCCCACCGTGCACGGCTTTTGCGACGACGTGGTGGAAGACAAATTCTGTCTCGATTCGAGCGTGGTGGAGCCGTTGTCCGCCTACACGCCCACCCTGGCGGTGGCGGGCATCGAGTGGTACGGCGCCGACGCGTTCCCGTCGCTGAAGGGCCGTGTCCTGATGACCTCCCTCAAGGCGGGGCAGCTTCGCGCCCTGCGGGTTCATGCCAGCAAGGATTCGCTGCTCTCGGACTCCATCCTGGTGAACAATCGCTGGGGTCGGCTGCGCGACGTTCTGGTGCTGGCCAACGGCAACATCGTGGTGGCGGTTTCCAATCGCGACGGCCGAGGGACCGCTGGGGCCGTCGACGACCGGCTGATTTTGCTCTCGCCGGTGGGGACCACCAACGTCTTGCGGAAAGCCCCCGCGAAGACGGCTGGTCGTGCGCTGAACGTGCGCAGCCTGACAGGCCGGTTGGTTCGATCTGTCGGAGACCTTGGAGGACTTCCCTCCGGCCTTCATTTGCTTGAGCTCGAATCTGGTGTGGTGGTGCCTGCAATCCAGCACGGAGGCTTGCGGACAAATTGA
- a CDS encoding glycine--tRNA ligase, whose product MAKLENLKEIVSLSKRRGFVFPGSEIYGGLANTWDYGPYGVELKRNLKDLWWKHFVQKRDDVVGLDSGILLNTKVWEASGHLKSFSDPLMDCKKCHARERADHLVEAKLGSSAIAGKSNSELFALVNEHKIVCPSCGKLDWTEPRAFNLMFKTEQGVVEGEGAAVYLRPETAQGIFVDFKSIVEGARVKVPFGVGQIGKSFRNEITPGNFTFRTREFEQMELEFFCKPGDDARWYTHWKETCMNFLTGIVGINGDKLRLREHEKEELSFYSSGTCDIEYEFPFGWGELWGIACRTDYDLKQHMEHSGEDMRYHDKVSNERYIPWVVEPALGADRLALMTLCDAYDLERLENGEDRTVLRFHPRVAPVKAAILPLYKKPEQVEVANKLYKDLLDSFPVEYDETQAVGKRYRRQDEIGTPYCVTVDFDTVGQGEPEKINTVTIRERDKMTQDRIAIDQVENYLRDRLK is encoded by the coding sequence ATGGCCAAGCTCGAGAACCTCAAAGAAATCGTCTCCCTCTCCAAACGCCGTGGATTCGTATTCCCCGGATCGGAGATCTACGGCGGACTCGCCAACACCTGGGACTACGGTCCCTACGGCGTGGAGCTCAAGCGCAACCTCAAGGACCTGTGGTGGAAGCACTTCGTCCAAAAGCGCGACGACGTGGTGGGCCTCGATTCCGGCATCTTGCTGAACACCAAGGTCTGGGAAGCTTCCGGCCACCTCAAGAGCTTCTCCGATCCTCTCATGGATTGCAAGAAGTGCCACGCCCGCGAACGCGCCGACCACTTGGTGGAAGCCAAGCTCGGATCCAGCGCCATCGCCGGCAAGTCCAATTCCGAACTGTTCGCGCTGGTGAACGAACACAAGATCGTGTGTCCGTCTTGCGGCAAGCTCGACTGGACCGAACCCCGCGCCTTCAACCTGATGTTCAAGACCGAGCAAGGCGTGGTGGAAGGCGAAGGCGCCGCCGTGTACCTGCGCCCCGAAACCGCCCAGGGAATCTTCGTGGATTTCAAGTCCATCGTGGAGGGCGCCCGTGTGAAAGTGCCTTTCGGTGTGGGCCAGATCGGCAAGTCCTTCCGCAACGAGATCACTCCCGGCAACTTCACCTTCCGCACCCGCGAGTTCGAGCAGATGGAACTGGAGTTCTTCTGCAAGCCCGGCGACGACGCGCGCTGGTACACGCACTGGAAGGAAACCTGCATGAACTTCCTGACAGGCATTGTCGGGATCAATGGGGACAAATTGCGTCTGCGCGAGCACGAGAAGGAGGAGCTTTCCTTCTACAGCTCCGGCACCTGCGACATCGAATACGAGTTCCCGTTCGGCTGGGGCGAACTGTGGGGCATCGCCTGCCGCACCGACTACGACCTCAAGCAGCACATGGAGCACTCCGGCGAGGACATGCGCTACCACGACAAGGTCTCCAACGAGCGGTACATCCCGTGGGTGGTGGAGCCCGCCTTGGGCGCCGACCGTCTGGCCCTCATGACACTTTGCGACGCCTACGACCTGGAACGCCTCGAAAACGGCGAAGACCGCACCGTGTTGCGCTTCCACCCGCGCGTGGCTCCGGTCAAGGCCGCGATCCTGCCTTTGTACAAGAAGCCGGAGCAGGTGGAAGTGGCGAACAAGCTGTACAAGGACCTGTTGGACAGCTTCCCGGTGGAATACGACGAAACCCAGGCCGTGGGCAAGCGCTACCGCCGCCAGGACGAGATCGGAACTCCGTACTGCGTGACGGTGGACTTCGACACCGTGGGCCAGGGCGAGCCCGAGAAGATCAACACCGTCACCATCCGCGAGCGCGACAAGATGACCCAGGACCGCATCGCGATCGACCAGGTGGAAAATTATCTGCGGGATCGGTTGAAGTAA
- a CDS encoding metallophosphoesterase has product MTIPRNEAIEPYQLQCATPRLSHEFNAFSYSPDGTQLATGSSDNTVRIWNSNSGALLQTLEGHSRSVASVRWSPDGAFLASGSGDRTIRIWDMNTGELFRILEDGVVSVDWSPSGDFLAAASPDNGIRIWDVKTGARIRDLEGQRHVASVAWSSDGLHVASGSGDWTTRIWNTKTGAVLHVLEGHSGTVESVAWSPDGIHLASGSHDGAVRVWNAIDGKLDFLLEGHSKSVESVAWSADGVHIASGGWDDSVCIWDGKTGDFVRRLESHASLMGSIAWSPDQIHLVARGHNNTARIWNTKTGELTRILEGHSQISDSAAWSPDGTTFAFGGQGNVVDLWNALTGMHIRSIEGHTDPVVSVDWSPDGTLLASGSKDLTIRVWDANTGTCIHTLVGYPDAGEGVKWSPDGTMIASRAGATVCIWNAKAGTRIRILELKTYAVTSLGWSPDGTYLAAGSYNGTIRVWKAFNGELIHTLEGHSHPLVIIAWSPDGNLLAAGGWDGNIRIWDTTSGTLVQSLEGHTNFVSSLEWSPDGTLLGSGGHDRTIRIWHCKDWAEIDVVAIPSGFSAMSSFAFRPAQKLTNRVGTTILGEDEFRIITWSPDSTNASAQPPQTIKVVSAKVVLMGESNVGKSTLALRLAEDRFEELGSTHGMRLWNLPASALDPGDQNPSDERREVVLWDLGGQTEYRLIHQLFLEDTTTALLLLDPTRGDGQFQEVDEWCQHLEHPSNPRETGRILVGTKADLGGTPDPTRIERTLQRNKMRRFISLSAKHTADPGVAELRRELSETIDWNLLSRTSRPQLFQSIRDRIEYWRDAGRSILPNSELVAEIAEIHPEKEDSQALRTVVQQLASQGVLADLEIHSGERILVLQIGLIEIYAGSLIQLAKEAAYHVGVPALELSRLLDRSSYPGIPDAERAERETERQILECVIDLFIQKGIGLKSGPLLIFPTLFPDGTPDPPLGRCENLTLYCEVRGAIDNIYSSLVSHLAAANRFGKAQVSRGRAFFEVADPGCCGIRRSDLGAGRTRIDLLFEARVPEDVRTTFEAFVVSHLQREGIEVREVLETQCANPECRAVIGESHIVPCIEKGKDQVFCSECGTATPIPRGLVRRSQGSSDLMRELREASERQLQQDARIAKQEAQPKAREARPIRILHLSDLHFSACMDPVVSFEPLALDLRDLGVMDSQETASLDYVVVTGDLTNNASREEFEVAEAFLKRLAERFKIPPTRFAIIPGNHDLDWKTKVYNFQPKRRVNVGSLKKEDYLEQENGILLRDHKSYPKRFDNFREFYARLTQRQYPDDSKNEFIPRLFEDHGLQFLELNSAWQCDEHFQERSSINLSALSQGIWNANQQIDEYHRKNPGLRDRSFLRVCLWHHPITGNEKIQDDAFVEQLRKANFRLCLHGHVHKEGADLVSPFQGNSMIVIGAGSFGAPMLQRPQSTPRLYHLLEIQPDHSKMRIKTRQLAREGGCWNPFFRHDPNNPQGGLPYLEITLQQ; this is encoded by the coding sequence ATGACCATTCCTCGCAACGAAGCAATAGAGCCGTATCAGCTTCAGTGTGCTACGCCCCGCCTATCCCATGAATTCAACGCTTTCTCCTATTCTCCTGATGGAACCCAGTTGGCCACCGGAAGCTCCGACAATACAGTCCGGATTTGGAACTCCAACTCAGGAGCGCTGCTCCAAACTCTTGAGGGACATTCACGCTCAGTGGCGAGTGTCCGGTGGTCCCCCGATGGAGCATTTCTGGCCTCCGGAAGCGGCGACCGTACGATCCGCATCTGGGACATGAATACAGGCGAGCTCTTCCGTATCCTTGAAGACGGTGTGGTTAGCGTGGATTGGTCTCCAAGCGGAGATTTCCTGGCTGCGGCAAGCCCAGACAATGGCATCCGCATCTGGGACGTAAAAACAGGTGCGCGAATCCGTGACCTTGAGGGACAGCGACACGTGGCAAGCGTAGCATGGTCCTCAGATGGATTGCACGTGGCCTCCGGAAGCGGCGACTGGACGACCCGCATCTGGAACACAAAAACAGGTGCGGTTCTTCATGTTCTTGAAGGCCACTCTGGAACCGTGGAGAGTGTGGCCTGGTCTCCAGACGGAATCCACCTCGCTTCAGGAAGTCATGATGGCGCCGTCCGCGTCTGGAACGCTATCGATGGCAAACTGGATTTCCTTCTCGAAGGACATTCCAAGAGCGTGGAGAGTGTTGCCTGGTCTGCAGATGGCGTTCACATAGCCTCGGGGGGATGGGATGATTCCGTCTGCATCTGGGATGGAAAAACGGGAGACTTTGTTCGCAGACTCGAGAGCCACGCGAGCTTGATGGGAAGCATCGCTTGGTCTCCCGATCAGATTCATTTGGTCGCCCGTGGGCACAACAATACCGCCCGCATTTGGAACACCAAAACAGGTGAACTGACTCGCATTCTTGAAGGCCATTCGCAAATTTCCGACAGCGCGGCATGGTCCCCGGATGGAACAACTTTTGCCTTCGGAGGTCAAGGAAATGTGGTTGATCTCTGGAATGCCCTGACGGGCATGCACATTCGATCCATCGAAGGTCACACGGACCCTGTGGTCAGCGTGGATTGGTCTCCAGATGGCACCCTCCTCGCATCTGGGAGTAAAGACCTTACGATTCGTGTATGGGATGCAAATACCGGTACCTGTATTCACACACTGGTGGGATACCCAGACGCTGGAGAAGGCGTGAAGTGGTCTCCCGACGGCACCATGATTGCCTCGCGTGCAGGCGCAACAGTCTGCATTTGGAATGCCAAAGCAGGGACCAGAATTCGCATCCTCGAACTAAAAACGTACGCGGTTACGAGCTTGGGATGGTCACCGGATGGCACCTACTTAGCCGCCGGAAGCTACAACGGCACAATTCGTGTTTGGAAAGCCTTTAATGGCGAGTTGATTCACACTCTTGAGGGTCACAGCCATCCTTTGGTCATCATTGCTTGGTCGCCCGATGGCAACCTACTTGCCGCCGGAGGCTGGGATGGCAACATCCGAATCTGGGACACAACCAGCGGTACACTGGTCCAATCACTTGAGGGTCATACCAATTTCGTATCAAGTCTGGAATGGTCTCCCGACGGTACACTCCTTGGCTCAGGAGGTCACGACCGGACCATCCGCATCTGGCATTGCAAAGACTGGGCAGAAATTGACGTTGTAGCAATTCCAAGTGGATTCAGTGCAATGAGTTCGTTCGCATTTCGACCAGCTCAAAAACTCACCAACAGAGTGGGTACCACCATCCTCGGCGAGGACGAGTTCCGGATCATCACTTGGTCGCCAGACTCCACAAACGCTTCCGCTCAGCCACCGCAGACCATCAAAGTGGTTAGCGCCAAGGTGGTGTTGATGGGCGAGAGCAATGTGGGGAAATCCACTCTCGCCTTGCGCTTGGCCGAAGATCGCTTTGAGGAACTCGGCTCTACACATGGAATGCGCCTTTGGAACCTGCCAGCAAGCGCTTTGGATCCGGGCGACCAGAATCCCTCCGACGAGCGCCGCGAGGTCGTGTTGTGGGACCTGGGAGGGCAGACCGAATACCGATTGATCCATCAGCTTTTCCTAGAAGACACCACCACGGCTCTCCTTCTCCTCGATCCGACACGTGGAGATGGTCAATTCCAGGAGGTCGACGAATGGTGCCAACATCTGGAGCATCCATCGAATCCCCGAGAAACTGGTCGAATCCTCGTAGGTACCAAAGCTGACCTTGGGGGGACTCCAGATCCAACTCGGATCGAACGGACACTCCAGCGCAACAAGATGCGGAGGTTCATCTCGCTTAGTGCAAAACATACAGCCGACCCGGGCGTTGCCGAACTGCGACGGGAATTGTCGGAGACCATCGATTGGAATTTGCTCTCCCGCACCTCGCGGCCACAGTTATTCCAATCCATCCGCGACCGCATCGAGTACTGGCGCGATGCCGGACGCTCGATCCTGCCCAACAGCGAGCTTGTCGCCGAAATCGCCGAAATTCACCCCGAGAAGGAGGATAGTCAAGCCCTCCGCACCGTGGTCCAACAACTGGCGAGCCAAGGGGTGCTGGCCGACCTTGAGATCCACTCCGGGGAGCGGATCCTTGTTCTCCAGATCGGACTCATCGAGATCTACGCCGGCTCCTTGATCCAACTCGCCAAAGAGGCTGCCTATCATGTCGGAGTGCCCGCTTTGGAACTCTCGCGTCTGTTGGATCGCTCTTCCTACCCCGGAATTCCCGATGCCGAACGAGCCGAACGCGAGACTGAGAGACAAATTCTGGAATGCGTCATCGACCTATTCATACAGAAAGGAATCGGGCTGAAATCGGGACCTCTGCTGATCTTTCCGACCTTGTTCCCCGATGGCACACCAGATCCACCCTTGGGTCGTTGCGAAAACCTCACGCTCTATTGCGAGGTCCGCGGGGCCATCGACAATATCTATTCCTCGCTGGTCTCCCATTTGGCCGCGGCCAACCGATTCGGGAAAGCGCAGGTTTCGCGTGGGCGCGCATTCTTCGAGGTGGCAGATCCAGGCTGCTGCGGGATCCGTCGATCAGATCTAGGAGCAGGACGGACCCGCATCGATCTTCTCTTCGAGGCTCGCGTTCCAGAGGACGTACGAACGACATTCGAAGCTTTCGTGGTGAGTCATCTACAGCGCGAAGGGATCGAAGTTCGCGAGGTCCTGGAAACCCAATGCGCGAACCCGGAATGCCGCGCTGTCATCGGGGAGTCGCACATCGTTCCCTGTATCGAGAAGGGCAAGGATCAAGTGTTCTGCTCCGAATGCGGGACCGCAACACCGATTCCCCGCGGATTGGTTCGAAGGTCACAAGGATCTTCAGACCTGATGCGCGAGCTGCGAGAGGCCAGTGAGCGCCAGCTCCAGCAAGATGCCAGAATAGCGAAGCAAGAAGCACAACCAAAGGCCCGCGAAGCTCGTCCCATCCGGATCCTTCACCTAAGCGATCTCCACTTCTCGGCATGCATGGATCCAGTCGTCAGTTTCGAACCCTTGGCCCTGGATCTGCGGGACCTGGGAGTGATGGATTCGCAGGAAACGGCATCGTTGGATTACGTCGTCGTCACTGGAGATCTCACGAACAATGCCTCACGAGAAGAGTTTGAGGTCGCTGAAGCCTTCCTGAAACGGCTAGCCGAGCGATTCAAAATTCCGCCCACACGGTTCGCGATCATTCCAGGAAACCACGACCTCGACTGGAAAACCAAGGTGTACAACTTCCAGCCAAAGCGAAGAGTCAACGTTGGGTCGTTGAAAAAGGAGGATTACCTCGAGCAAGAGAACGGCATTCTCCTTCGCGACCACAAATCCTATCCGAAGAGATTTGACAATTTCCGAGAATTCTACGCCCGATTGACCCAGCGGCAGTATCCTGATGATTCAAAAAACGAATTCATTCCCCGCCTCTTCGAAGACCATGGCCTCCAGTTTTTGGAACTCAACTCCGCTTGGCAATGTGACGAACACTTCCAAGAGCGATCTTCCATCAACTTGTCCGCATTGAGTCAAGGAATCTGGAATGCAAACCAACAGATCGATGAATACCACCGTAAAAACCCGGGTCTTCGTGACCGCTCCTTCCTACGCGTCTGCCTCTGGCACCACCCGATCACGGGAAACGAGAAGATCCAAGACGACGCCTTTGTGGAACAGCTTCGCAAGGCAAATTTCCGGTTATGCCTTCATGGACATGTCCACAAAGAGGGAGCTGATCTGGTTTCGCCATTTCAGGGCAATTCCATGATTGTAATCGGTGCAGGGTCCTTCGGGGCACCGATGCTGCAACGTCCACAAAGCACCCCGCGGCTCTACCATCTTCTGGAAATCCAGCCCGACCACTCGAAGATGCGCATCAAGACCCGCCAATTGGCTCGTGAGGGTGGCTGCTGGAATCCATTTTTCCGACATGACCCGAACAACCCTCAAGGCGGCCTCCCCTACCTTGAGATCACCTTGCAGCAATAG
- a CDS encoding cellulase family glycosylhydrolase — MMPDSRPDHAPSFQVHGRFLTSPDGSRVVLRGVNEMFVWGDKSGDTLEQIVLTGANCVRLVWTLADGTAPELDSLIERCLALGMLPIAEFHDATGKWQELETVVSGWLRADYLGVVKKHQDRLVLNIGNEVGQDVTDSDFVSAYSDALHRLRQAGIRCPLMIDAASWGQDYGLLSRTGSALVDADPLRNLLLSVHMWWPARNSGGSPQSAARRVAESLADAQARDLPLVVGEFGAAFTEAGEVQEEDRIAWQTILEECHARKIGWLAWSWGGVPNQPQKDLDMTRDGAFESLHGWGREVALEHPLSIARTARPIEWLQNR; from the coding sequence ATGATGCCGGATTCGCGCCCTGATCACGCCCCCAGCTTCCAGGTCCATGGACGATTTCTGACCTCTCCTGACGGATCGCGGGTGGTCCTGCGCGGCGTCAACGAGATGTTCGTGTGGGGCGACAAGTCCGGTGACACGCTGGAACAGATCGTGCTCACCGGCGCCAACTGCGTGCGTCTGGTCTGGACCTTGGCCGACGGCACGGCACCAGAACTGGACTCGCTCATCGAGCGATGCCTCGCGCTGGGAATGCTTCCCATCGCCGAATTCCACGACGCCACCGGCAAGTGGCAGGAACTGGAAACCGTGGTGTCGGGCTGGCTGCGCGCGGACTACCTGGGGGTCGTCAAGAAGCACCAGGATCGGCTGGTGTTGAACATCGGAAACGAAGTCGGTCAGGATGTGACAGATTCCGACTTCGTATCCGCTTATTCGGACGCCCTGCACCGCTTGCGCCAGGCCGGGATCCGCTGTCCCCTGATGATCGATGCCGCGTCTTGGGGCCAGGATTACGGGCTTCTTTCGCGCACCGGATCGGCACTGGTGGATGCCGACCCGCTGCGAAACCTGCTGTTATCCGTCCACATGTGGTGGCCCGCCAGGAACTCCGGCGGCAGCCCCCAAAGCGCGGCACGGCGTGTGGCGGAGTCGCTTGCCGACGCCCAGGCCAGGGATCTTCCGTTGGTGGTGGGGGAATTCGGCGCGGCCTTCACCGAGGCCGGCGAGGTCCAGGAGGAAGACCGCATCGCCTGGCAAACCATTTTGGAAGAATGCCACGCCCGGAAAATCGGATGGCTGGCCTGGTCATGGGGAGGAGTCCCCAATCAGCCGCAGAAGGATCTGGACATGACCCGCGATGGAGCCTTTGAATCGCTCCACGGCTGGGGCCGCGAAGTGGCCCTGGAGCATCCGTTGTCCATCGCCCGCACCGCACGTCCCATCGAGTGGCTGCAAAACCGATAG
- a CDS encoding GNAT family N-acetyltransferase, which yields MQAYEFEFSAITGKVPDSQGRMDLDTELSEHTSGWILWDQGAPVGLAAIKDHGDHREVAEFYIVPSRRKAGLGRTLASMTFDRFPGAWVVKQLITASAAQDFWGRTLAGLDCQDLSEDRYLDPYWGPVVRQRFTWTQPNSLPFPPKALPSPP from the coding sequence ATGCAGGCCTACGAATTCGAATTCTCCGCCATCACCGGCAAGGTTCCCGACTCTCAAGGCCGTATGGACTTGGACACGGAACTGTCCGAACACACCTCGGGGTGGATCCTGTGGGACCAAGGTGCGCCAGTGGGGCTGGCGGCCATCAAGGATCATGGCGACCATCGCGAAGTGGCGGAGTTCTACATCGTGCCCTCGCGCCGCAAGGCGGGCCTTGGTAGGACTTTGGCCTCGATGACGTTCGATCGTTTCCCCGGTGCCTGGGTGGTCAAGCAGCTGATCACAGCCTCGGCGGCACAGGACTTCTGGGGACGAACCCTGGCCGGACTGGACTGCCAGGATTTGTCAGAAGACCGGTACCTCGACCCGTATTGGGGGCCGGTGGTGAGGCAGCGGTTTACGTGGACTCAGCCGAACAGCCTGCCGTTCCCGCCCAAGGCGCTGCCTTCGCCACCCTGA